The following coding sequences are from one Bradyrhizobium sp. 200 window:
- a CDS encoding complex I NDUFA9 subunit family protein has product MATNGRIVTVFGGAGFLGRRIVRHLRDREFPVRIASRHPDRGHSQLGRDDSQLRFVYADIHDERSVADALAGAYAVVNTVSLYVEHGQETFHSVHVESAQRVAAQAHRAGAKRLVHISGIGADPASQSRYIRSRGEGELLVRAAFADAHFIRPAVMFGPDDAFLTTILKLLRRLPIYPMFGRGLMRLQPAYVEDVAEAIVRIIERAEAQPRIFECGGPRVYSYEEFVGIVARQAGLAPILIPIPFAVWHALAWASEILPAPLLTRNQVELMEIDTVTSPEMLGFVELGISPHSVEAILQKMLSKCG; this is encoded by the coding sequence ATGGCAACGAACGGTCGCATCGTCACCGTGTTCGGCGGGGCCGGTTTTCTCGGCCGCCGCATCGTTCGGCATCTCCGCGATCGCGAATTTCCCGTTCGGATCGCGTCAAGGCATCCAGATCGGGGGCACAGTCAGCTTGGCCGTGATGATTCGCAACTTCGATTCGTCTACGCCGATATTCACGACGAACGGTCTGTCGCGGATGCGCTTGCCGGCGCTTACGCCGTTGTAAACACGGTCAGCCTTTACGTCGAACACGGACAGGAGACGTTTCATTCAGTACACGTCGAGTCCGCCCAACGGGTAGCGGCCCAAGCGCACCGGGCCGGAGCCAAACGGCTCGTTCACATTTCAGGAATCGGCGCCGATCCCGCGTCTCAATCACGGTACATCCGATCGCGCGGCGAAGGTGAACTCCTGGTCCGGGCTGCTTTCGCCGACGCACACTTCATCCGACCGGCCGTAATGTTCGGACCGGACGATGCGTTTCTCACCACCATTCTCAAGCTTCTCCGCCGGCTCCCAATCTATCCGATGTTCGGCCGCGGCTTGATGAGACTGCAGCCAGCGTATGTGGAAGATGTGGCGGAGGCGATTGTTCGGATCATCGAGCGAGCCGAGGCGCAACCGAGGATCTTCGAATGCGGTGGCCCTCGCGTCTACTCTTACGAGGAATTTGTCGGAATCGTCGCGCGCCAAGCTGGCCTTGCGCCCATCCTGATTCCAATCCCGTTTGCCGTTTGGCACGCACTGGCATGGGCCTCCGAAATACTCCCGGCTCCACTTCTCACGCGTAATCAGGTGGAGCTGATGGAGATCGATACTGTGACATCGCCGGAGATGCTTGGCTTTGTTGAACTTGGGATTTCGCCGCACTCGGTTGAGGCAATACTCCAGAAGATGCTGTCAAAGTGCGGATGA
- a CDS encoding alpha/beta hydrolase codes for MMDMPDWCKGHAPSLEQAQVEAEHAFTRIRDSLSEAEYDEALWKKDGQVLGHGGQNLLIETFSLDDPKQAFAVLQYGMEAAASGAGRQDGARMVGCADPADSGRTTMTTFVLVHGAWHGGWCYKRVARLLRQAGHEVYTPTLTGLGERAHLMNRAIDLDTHVQDIVGVIRCEELSDVVLCGHSYGGMVITGVAEQIAAKIRSLVYLDAFVPEDGKSLFDYLPAELSGQMRDDAAQNGEGYKVTPIPAAAFAVNAQDAAWVDAMCVKQPLATFEQKLEVSGRQVPKRVYMLAVGREPSPFQQFGARFKDDQGWQFVSFACGHDVMVDQPQELAAALIAAA; via the coding sequence ATGATGGACATGCCTGACTGGTGCAAGGGCCACGCTCCCTCCCTTGAGCAGGCCCAGGTCGAGGCTGAACATGCGTTCACGCGGATCAGGGATAGCCTCTCGGAAGCTGAATACGACGAGGCGCTGTGGAAGAAGGACGGCCAAGTTCTGGGGCATGGCGGACAAAATCTACTCATAGAGACTTTTTCTCTCGACGACCCGAAGCAGGCCTTCGCTGTCCTTCAATATGGCATGGAGGCTGCCGCTTCAGGCGCGGGAAGACAAGACGGTGCCCGTATGGTAGGTTGCGCCGACCCGGCCGATAGCGGGAGGACGACCATGACCACGTTCGTTCTCGTTCACGGCGCTTGGCATGGCGGCTGGTGCTACAAGCGGGTGGCGCGGCTGTTGCGTCAGGCCGGGCACGAGGTCTACACGCCGACTTTGACCGGCCTCGGCGAGCGCGCTCACCTGATGAACCGCGCGATCGATCTCGACACGCACGTTCAGGACATCGTCGGTGTCATCCGCTGCGAGGAATTGTCGGACGTTGTGCTGTGTGGCCATTCCTATGGCGGCATGGTCATCACCGGCGTCGCCGAGCAGATCGCGGCGAAGATCCGTTCCCTAGTCTATCTCGACGCCTTCGTGCCCGAGGACGGCAAGTCTCTGTTCGACTATCTGCCGGCCGAGCTATCGGGACAGATGCGTGACGACGCCGCGCAGAACGGCGAAGGTTACAAGGTCACGCCCATTCCGGCGGCCGCTTTCGCCGTCAACGCCCAGGACGCCGCCTGGGTCGATGCGATGTGCGTCAAGCAGCCGCTGGCGACATTCGAGCAGAAGCTCGAAGTCAGTGGCCGCCAGGTACCGAAGCGTGTGTACATGCTTGCCGTCGGCCGGGAGCCGTCGCCGTTCCAGCAATTCGGCGCACGCTTCAAGGACGATCAAGGCTGGCAGTTCGTCAGTTTCGCCTGCGGCCACGACGTGATGGTGGACCAGCCGCAGGAACTGGCCGCCGCGCTGATCGCCGCCGCTTAG
- a CDS encoding glutathione S-transferase family protein gives MSLIVFGTSVSPFVRKVRIVLTEKGLLYRHENVNEAKPPDGWRELSPLGKIPAFKDCDRALAGSSVICAYLERRFPMPPLYPSEPYDYARALWFEDYMDDGFVPLGRSKVFLPLIVEPLLAGKPEADVADQEAAGEAVDKEFPAFWDYLERELGDGEFFVGERLTIADIAIANAHVNLRYAGVAPARNRWPRLRAFLDRMHSRSSFSNLVEEEAPIFDRLSARISD, from the coding sequence ATGTCACTCATAGTCTTCGGAACTAGTGTCTCGCCCTTTGTCCGCAAGGTCCGTATCGTATTAACTGAAAAGGGTCTCTTGTACCGGCACGAGAATGTGAATGAGGCTAAGCCGCCGGACGGCTGGCGTGAGCTGAGCCCGCTCGGGAAGATCCCCGCATTCAAGGACTGCGATCGGGCGCTTGCCGGGTCGTCGGTGATTTGCGCCTATCTCGAGCGCCGCTTTCCTATGCCGCCCCTCTACCCTTCCGAGCCCTACGACTACGCGCGTGCGCTGTGGTTCGAGGACTACATGGATGACGGCTTCGTCCCATTGGGCCGCTCCAAGGTGTTCTTGCCGCTTATCGTGGAGCCGCTATTGGCCGGCAAGCCGGAGGCCGATGTCGCCGACCAGGAGGCTGCGGGCGAAGCGGTCGACAAGGAATTCCCCGCATTCTGGGACTATCTCGAGCGCGAGCTCGGCGACGGCGAGTTTTTTGTCGGCGAGCGCCTCACTATCGCCGATATTGCGATCGCGAACGCCCATGTGAACTTGCGATATGCAGGCGTTGCGCCCGCGCGCAACCGCTGGCCACGCCTGCGCGCATTCCTTGACCGCATGCACAGCCGATCTTCGTTCAGCAACCTCGTTGAGGAGGAGGCGCCGATCTTCGACAGGCTTTCCGCGCGGATCAGCGATTGA
- the trpS gene encoding tryptophan--tRNA ligase, producing the protein MQHSSATHPVILTGDRTTGPLHLGHYVGSSKNRVSLQTTHQQYLLLADAQALTDNAHNPGRVRDNVLEIATDYLAVGIDPSQTTICLQSHLPALADLTLLYMNFVTVARLERNPTIKDELQARGFGRDIPAGFLCYPVAQAADITGFKATIVPVGEDQAPLIEQTNEVVRRINRQAGFDVLPEVHALIPRVGRLPGIDGKAKMSKSQGNAIQLSATADEIREAVRRMFTDPNHIKASDPGRVEGNVVFTYLDAFDEDHAVVEDLKARYIRGGLGDSIVKKRLDDVLQALLAPIRDRRRALARDPGYVLQVVKRGTARAREITDATLRDVRAALGLFMLN; encoded by the coding sequence ATGCAACATTCGTCCGCCACCCACCCTGTTATCTTGACCGGCGACAGAACCACCGGCCCGCTGCACCTGGGGCACTACGTTGGCTCGTCGAAGAACCGCGTCAGCCTGCAGACGACGCACCAGCAGTACCTGCTGCTGGCGGATGCCCAGGCACTGACGGACAACGCGCACAATCCTGGTCGAGTGCGTGACAATGTCCTTGAGATCGCTACAGACTACCTGGCTGTCGGGATCGACCCGAGCCAGACCACGATCTGTCTTCAATCGCATCTTCCCGCCCTGGCCGATTTGACCCTGCTGTACATGAACTTTGTCACGGTGGCGCGGCTTGAGCGCAACCCAACTATCAAGGACGAGCTTCAGGCGCGAGGTTTCGGCAGAGATATTCCTGCAGGGTTTCTCTGCTATCCCGTCGCCCAGGCCGCAGACATCACCGGCTTCAAAGCGACGATTGTCCCGGTTGGGGAAGATCAAGCTCCATTGATCGAGCAAACCAATGAGGTTGTTCGCCGCATCAATCGCCAAGCTGGTTTTGACGTGTTGCCAGAAGTCCACGCGCTTATTCCTCGCGTCGGACGCCTTCCCGGCATCGACGGCAAAGCCAAAATGAGCAAGTCGCAGGGTAATGCTATTCAGCTATCAGCCACGGCCGATGAAATACGTGAGGCTGTCCGGCGTATGTTCACCGATCCAAACCATATTAAGGCATCCGACCCGGGTCGCGTCGAAGGCAACGTGGTCTTCACGTACTTGGATGCGTTCGACGAAGATCACGCTGTGGTTGAGGATTTGAAGGCACGCTATATCCGCGGCGGTTTGGGCGACAGCATTGTGAAGAAACGTCTGGATGATGTGCTGCAGGCACTTCTCGCGCCAATCCGAGACCGTCGCCGCGCACTTGCTCGTGATCCCGGCTATGTACTGCAAGTCGTCAAGCGCGGCACTGCGCGAGCCCGTGAGATAACAGATGCCACTTTGCGCGATGTTCGCGCCGCACTTGGTCTATTCATGCTGAACTAA
- a CDS encoding response regulator: MAEVTSSLFEHLGYETIYRDSAEAALKLLEAGTKIDLVFSDIVMPGTIDGVGLAREIRSRYPNLPIALTTGYSDAAKAAPANLRILRKPFDTEALRDFIQDITPPGLMKSFGVPLASSTTDALRRN; the protein is encoded by the coding sequence GTGGCGGAAGTGACATCCTCGCTGTTCGAGCATCTGGGCTATGAGACTATCTATCGAGATTCGGCCGAGGCGGCGCTAAAACTGCTCGAAGCCGGTACGAAGATCGATCTCGTCTTCAGCGATATCGTCATGCCAGGGACCATCGACGGAGTCGGGCTTGCGAGAGAAATCCGGTCGCGGTATCCGAATTTGCCCATAGCCCTTACGACCGGTTACAGCGATGCGGCAAAAGCAGCTCCCGCAAATTTAAGAATACTACGTAAGCCGTTCGATACCGAGGCACTAAGAGATTTTATCCAGGATATTACGCCTCCGGGATTAATGAAATCATTCGGCGTGCCTCTGGCGTCAAGCACGACGGACGCTTTGCGCAGAAATTGA
- a CDS encoding MASE1 domain-containing protein, whose amino-acid sequence MERARFGKKIFAFGSARSAATYLVELLIVAAIYIGLVESARLLPAINPVATPLWPPTGFALALVLLRGYRIWPAILVGSVSPYLMAGRSLLELGSVGIGTLLAAFAGTWLINRWSNGHQTFGSPSTVAKFAIISFAPATMISSTIVLAGFILASKLDFSVSVGTWLTWWLADAAGTLVIAPVVVLRAMMPLRSSSKWNLFESIAVSALVSIIGIVAFSPLVGSDLISNDLNVLLPYRSLLGFLVLLPLMWASLRGNRCNVATAALIFFGMAAWGFSVGNDPFPKTDLNGALLSLLVLSISVSVPPLALAAAIATRQDTEAHLLSVQDQLNSQIERKNVALDSIRRHFQTLIEGSDKEQRLRSTCLVVQTSKSPAKSSPLPEQKHGIRSGRRFSLSTTALMWRK is encoded by the coding sequence ATGGAACGGGCAAGGTTTGGTAAGAAGATTTTCGCTTTTGGCAGCGCTCGGAGTGCTGCAACTTACTTGGTCGAGCTTTTAATAGTCGCCGCGATTTACATCGGCCTTGTCGAGTCGGCGCGATTACTACCCGCAATAAATCCGGTCGCGACACCGTTGTGGCCACCGACCGGGTTCGCGCTCGCCCTGGTCCTGTTGCGCGGCTACCGGATTTGGCCCGCGATTTTAGTGGGGTCCGTTTCTCCTTACCTCATGGCCGGCCGATCGCTCTTAGAGCTTGGCTCCGTCGGGATCGGTACTCTCCTCGCTGCGTTTGCCGGGACGTGGCTGATTAATCGCTGGTCGAATGGTCATCAGACGTTCGGTAGCCCCTCTACTGTCGCAAAGTTTGCAATCATTTCCTTTGCGCCGGCCACGATGATTAGTTCGACCATCGTCTTGGCAGGATTTATCCTCGCCAGCAAACTGGATTTTTCCGTTTCTGTCGGCACTTGGTTAACCTGGTGGCTTGCAGACGCGGCTGGGACCTTGGTGATTGCTCCGGTCGTCGTGCTCAGGGCGATGATGCCTTTACGTAGTTCTTCCAAATGGAATCTATTCGAATCGATCGCGGTCTCTGCTCTCGTGAGCATCATCGGGATCGTTGCTTTCAGCCCGCTCGTCGGCAGTGATCTCATCAGTAACGACCTCAACGTGCTGCTGCCATATCGGAGCCTTCTGGGCTTTCTGGTTTTGCTGCCCTTGATGTGGGCTAGTTTGCGCGGCAATCGATGCAACGTCGCTACGGCCGCGCTCATTTTCTTCGGAATGGCCGCGTGGGGTTTCTCGGTGGGTAACGATCCATTTCCGAAAACGGATTTGAATGGAGCCCTGTTATCGTTACTCGTGCTTTCGATCAGCGTATCAGTTCCGCCTCTTGCCCTAGCTGCAGCAATTGCGACACGCCAAGACACCGAAGCCCATTTGCTTTCGGTGCAGGACCAATTGAACAGTCAGATTGAACGGAAAAATGTGGCGCTCGACAGCATTAGACGCCACTTCCAAACACTGATCGAAGGGTCGGACAAGGAACAACGATTACGGTCTACTTGCCTTGTTGTGCAGACGAGCAAATCACCAGCAAAGAGCTCTCCGCTGCCAGAACAAAAGCACGGCATTCGCAGCGGCAGACGGTTCTCGTTGTCGACGACAGCGCTGATGTGGCGGAAGTGA
- a CDS encoding winged helix-turn-helix domain-containing protein, translating to MVNREIFFGPFRFDTATRTLWDGSVPVRLGARALAILHVLLEAPGTTVSRSALIESAWPGLHVDQSNLRVQISGLRKALREYGGAIQADPSRGYRFDANAVVKEPAARPFESQARFGVPGLVVKPIGREAAAAGIHELLDRRRLVTILGSGGIGKTTIALQVANERAANYADGVCFVDLGRISSIDLVHTALVNAIGLRVTEWPGIEQIVLTLHDRRMLLILDCCEHVLDPVAQLVDSLLVNTAYVDILITTREPLQLGDEAVWRLAPLAVPPKAAEERAGDVESYSSVQLFLKCLHRRAAKLHFDDSSAAAVAEICRRLDGIPLAIEIAASVTAVLGFEEALRGLDEQSLINMDRRSVVPRQRSLFSTIDWSYNLLSKAEQSALQQIACFAGTFSLDAGIAVASGDQLSVSVARDAIIGLSRRSLLSCDSRATHAEYRLLDTTRAYIAQLNFSGRDTAQRRHAEYFLRLLDDIDWDLYDDTSEDTKMRAYLDEVRVALDWAFSSDPELGVKLVLAAERLWLALTSLVQGVPYLTKAFQVVDGSSKFDAAVRPRLLVSLASAQVYLPGFEGASLYERAWDAAQAAENDFLELRALYGIIQNLLLTRRAATHHLEAFAKAAERSNAPDVHYLLQRIAAFNDFETSAIRSAQLRFETFLHDCPSISRSSYLYFGGINSFISCKIGLSLAKYYMGYCDQALSLSNAAVDEAEAQGHLTTTYFVLAQGATWVNIASAEFQRARSYLKKLEEVSRQYRPWHAVADAFRALLLKYADRDAESAERILTACLADEFIVKTGSLHPILWVELADARRMVGDLDGADSALEKAMSQCLGPSDVRLIGKHHPILAKVLIARNRPGDVDAARGLFGRAIELSKLHDFYLYECEATVGFAELELAVGRPSAARNAIVDLLSNVGDRTHVPFLAHARSILTEINQP from the coding sequence ATGGTGAACCGAGAGATATTCTTCGGGCCGTTCCGCTTCGACACGGCTACCCGCACGCTATGGGACGGAAGCGTCCCGGTTCGGCTTGGCGCGCGCGCGTTGGCGATCCTGCATGTCCTGCTTGAAGCACCTGGCACAACCGTCAGCCGGAGTGCCCTGATCGAAAGTGCATGGCCCGGCTTGCACGTTGATCAGAGCAATTTGCGGGTCCAAATCTCAGGACTGAGAAAGGCTCTGCGTGAGTACGGCGGCGCTATTCAAGCTGATCCATCTCGGGGCTACCGTTTCGACGCCAATGCGGTTGTGAAAGAGCCGGCCGCCCGCCCGTTTGAAAGCCAGGCGCGGTTCGGCGTTCCTGGGCTTGTTGTAAAGCCAATCGGGCGCGAGGCGGCAGCGGCCGGAATTCATGAGCTTCTTGATCGCCGACGACTTGTGACGATCCTTGGGTCGGGGGGCATCGGGAAGACGACGATTGCATTGCAGGTGGCAAACGAGCGGGCCGCCAACTACGCCGATGGCGTCTGCTTTGTCGATCTTGGTCGAATATCCTCGATTGACCTCGTCCATACCGCATTGGTGAATGCGATCGGATTGAGAGTGACAGAATGGCCGGGTATTGAGCAAATCGTTCTAACCCTCCACGACAGGCGGATGCTTCTGATCCTGGACTGTTGTGAGCATGTGCTCGACCCGGTGGCGCAACTCGTAGACAGCTTGCTCGTCAACACGGCGTATGTGGATATTCTCATTACGACGCGAGAGCCGCTGCAGCTTGGCGACGAGGCCGTATGGCGCCTCGCTCCCCTTGCGGTTCCCCCGAAGGCCGCCGAAGAACGTGCGGGCGACGTCGAGAGCTATTCGTCAGTCCAGTTGTTCTTGAAATGCCTCCATCGGCGAGCGGCAAAGCTGCATTTCGATGATAGCAGCGCTGCCGCTGTCGCAGAGATTTGCCGACGGCTCGATGGTATCCCGCTGGCAATTGAAATTGCCGCTTCGGTGACTGCGGTACTTGGCTTCGAGGAAGCACTACGCGGCCTGGACGAACAATCATTGATCAACATGGATCGAAGAAGCGTCGTTCCCCGTCAGCGATCCCTGTTCTCGACGATAGACTGGAGTTACAACCTGCTGTCCAAGGCAGAGCAATCCGCACTTCAACAAATCGCCTGTTTTGCCGGGACCTTCTCGCTTGACGCCGGCATCGCCGTGGCAAGCGGCGATCAACTCAGCGTATCCGTTGCGCGCGACGCCATTATTGGACTGTCACGCAGGTCGCTTCTCTCCTGCGACTCGCGCGCGACGCATGCGGAGTATCGTCTGCTGGATACGACGAGAGCCTACATAGCTCAATTGAACTTTTCCGGCCGAGACACGGCGCAGAGGCGCCACGCGGAATACTTCCTCCGGCTGCTCGATGACATCGACTGGGACCTTTATGACGATACATCCGAGGACACGAAGATGCGGGCTTACCTGGACGAGGTCCGGGTGGCTCTTGATTGGGCATTTTCCTCAGATCCCGAGCTCGGCGTAAAACTCGTACTCGCCGCGGAACGGCTTTGGCTTGCGCTCACTTCATTGGTTCAAGGCGTGCCTTATCTGACCAAGGCATTTCAGGTCGTCGATGGTAGTTCAAAATTTGATGCCGCTGTGCGACCTCGCTTGCTCGTATCGCTTGCCTCCGCGCAGGTATACCTTCCGGGGTTCGAGGGAGCGAGTTTGTACGAGCGCGCCTGGGACGCAGCGCAAGCTGCAGAAAACGATTTCCTGGAACTGCGAGCCCTCTACGGCATCATTCAGAATTTGCTTCTCACCCGCCGCGCGGCGACGCACCATCTCGAGGCCTTTGCCAAGGCAGCCGAGCGATCCAACGCTCCCGATGTGCACTATCTTCTCCAGCGGATAGCCGCATTCAACGATTTCGAAACCTCTGCCATACGATCAGCCCAGCTCAGGTTTGAGACGTTCCTGCACGATTGCCCGTCGATTTCGAGAAGCTCTTATTTGTATTTCGGAGGAATCAACTCGTTCATCTCCTGCAAGATCGGGTTGTCACTTGCCAAGTACTACATGGGCTATTGTGATCAGGCATTGTCGCTTTCAAACGCAGCGGTGGACGAAGCCGAAGCACAGGGACACCTGACAACCACCTATTTTGTTCTCGCCCAGGGCGCAACATGGGTGAACATCGCCTCGGCGGAGTTTCAGCGTGCGCGCAGCTATCTGAAAAAACTGGAGGAAGTGTCGCGACAGTACCGACCCTGGCATGCAGTTGCCGATGCATTTCGAGCGCTTCTCCTCAAATATGCCGATCGAGACGCTGAATCCGCCGAACGCATCCTGACTGCCTGTCTGGCGGACGAGTTTATCGTCAAGACCGGTTCGCTTCATCCGATTCTTTGGGTCGAACTCGCGGATGCACGAAGAATGGTTGGCGACCTGGACGGCGCGGACTCTGCCCTCGAGAAGGCGATGAGCCAGTGTCTGGGCCCTTCCGATGTTCGTCTCATCGGCAAGCACCACCCAATCCTCGCCAAGGTACTCATTGCTCGTAACCGGCCAGGGGACGTTGATGCGGCGCGTGGACTATTCGGACGAGCAATCGAGCTCAGCAAGCTGCACGATTTCTATCTCTATGAGTGCGAAGCTACCGTCGGCTTCGCCGAGCTTGAGCTTGCGGTGGGGCGACCGTCGGCAGCTCGCAATGCAATTGTCGATCTTCTATCTAATGTCGGGGACAGAACGCATGTACCGTTTCTCGCCCACGCTCGATCCATCCTCACCGAAATCAACCAGCCCTGA
- a CDS encoding winged helix-turn-helix domain-containing protein, which produces MLWEGDTLLQVGARALAILSTLTEAPGRLVPKHELLERAWPDGRVDEANLKVQISTLRRALRGFEGLIRAEASLGYRFLGETAPRNPDRNIPRRRFSMPRLLTQPIGRDNVVADIVRLLKENRLVTVLGPGGIGKTTVALAIAHRLPDTIADETCFVDLNSIERDDQLYGAVARALNFPVGEAPTLEQIQVALQGRSLFLVFDPCEHVTDAVALMVEHVLGFSDQVRILVTSRESLRIGAEFVWHLEPLEVPPPSLIDTAANAARYSAVQLFTRTAAEVSGDFAFDDESAPAIVELCRRLDGIPLAIKTAASMVGTLDIGEICRGLDQRLSLLEPDRQAAKPGQRSLVSTLDSSYDLLPYNERAVLRRLAHFAGAFTLDAAVAVVGDDTMDASVVREAVVALANKSFLIVNHQTRPPEYRLFETVRAYAATSFRAG; this is translated from the coding sequence ATGTTGTGGGAAGGCGATACCTTGCTGCAGGTTGGGGCTCGGGCGCTGGCAATTCTGAGCACACTCACCGAGGCACCCGGACGTCTTGTGCCGAAACATGAACTACTGGAACGGGCATGGCCTGATGGTCGCGTCGACGAAGCTAATCTTAAAGTACAGATTTCCACCCTGCGAAGAGCACTTCGCGGCTTTGAAGGATTGATCAGGGCCGAAGCTTCTCTGGGCTATCGCTTTCTGGGAGAAACGGCGCCGAGGAATCCGGATCGCAACATTCCGCGGCGGCGCTTTTCAATGCCACGGCTTCTCACCCAGCCTATTGGCCGCGACAATGTGGTTGCGGATATTGTCAGGCTTCTGAAAGAAAACCGTCTGGTGACGGTCCTTGGTCCCGGCGGTATCGGGAAGACAACGGTCGCGCTCGCGATTGCACATCGACTACCCGATACCATTGCGGATGAAACCTGCTTCGTCGACCTTAACAGCATTGAGCGCGATGATCAGCTTTATGGAGCAGTCGCGCGCGCGCTCAACTTTCCGGTCGGGGAAGCGCCTACTCTCGAGCAGATACAGGTTGCGCTGCAGGGGCGAAGCCTTTTCCTGGTATTTGACCCCTGCGAACACGTTACCGATGCCGTCGCGTTGATGGTCGAGCATGTTCTAGGCTTCTCCGATCAGGTCCGGATTTTGGTAACGTCCCGAGAGTCGTTGCGGATCGGAGCTGAATTCGTCTGGCACCTAGAGCCGCTCGAAGTACCGCCGCCCTCCTTGATCGATACCGCGGCGAATGCTGCACGATACTCCGCCGTTCAGCTGTTCACGAGAACCGCCGCCGAAGTTTCGGGGGACTTTGCCTTCGACGACGAGAGCGCCCCGGCCATCGTCGAGCTATGCCGGCGTCTGGACGGAATTCCACTGGCCATCAAAACCGCGGCTTCCATGGTCGGGACTCTCGACATTGGCGAGATTTGCCGCGGCCTCGATCAACGCCTGTCCTTGCTAGAGCCCGATCGCCAAGCCGCCAAACCCGGGCAGCGTTCCCTGGTCTCGACCCTCGACTCTAGCTACGATCTTCTGCCGTACAATGAGCGAGCGGTGCTGCGCCGTTTGGCGCACTTCGCTGGTGCTTTCACTCTAGATGCGGCGGTCGCGGTCGTCGGTGATGACACTATGGATGCATCTGTCGTTCGCGAGGCGGTTGTCGCGCTCGCCAATAAATCCTTCCTGATCGTAAATCATCAGACCCGTCCGCCGGAATACCGCCTTTTCGAGACCGTGCGAGCGTACGCGGCGACGAGCTTCAGGGCTGGTTGA
- a CDS encoding putative quinol monooxygenase: MKGFMMQTIRRKSLAAAPFALLLSLTAPAAVAQQAPHLRYQEIREGAYSVVAQVRAKPGKEEALRAATLPLIDLVRADPKNLVYFLQEDRAKPGHFIFYEIFASQADFDAHNAMPYVQEWFAKLPELAEGGVEVMRMAILSLPKK; this comes from the coding sequence ATGAAGGGATTCATGATGCAGACTATTCGCCGTAAGTCGCTCGCCGCGGCGCCGTTCGCCCTCTTGCTGTCCCTAACGGCGCCTGCCGCGGTCGCTCAGCAGGCGCCGCATCTGCGCTACCAGGAGATTCGCGAAGGCGCCTATTCGGTGGTCGCCCAGGTGCGAGCCAAGCCTGGGAAGGAAGAAGCCCTGCGGGCCGCCACCTTGCCGCTCATCGACCTGGTTCGCGCCGATCCCAAGAACCTGGTTTACTTTCTGCAGGAAGACCGTGCCAAACCGGGTCATTTCATCTTTTACGAGATTTTTGCCAGTCAGGCCGATTTCGATGCCCATAACGCCATGCCCTACGTCCAGGAATGGTTCGCCAAGCTTCCGGAGCTTGCCGAGGGGGGCGTCGAGGTGATGCGCATGGCTATCCTCAGTCTGCCCAAAAAATAG
- a CDS encoding VOC family protein, translating into MAVGGTTTAAAAAVQNTDGVSAAERNEAPLGARLQGVQHFGLTVQNMERAYEFYTAVLGGTEVFRHGDFQGDGVQNTLLADQEIEANARGVNPRTIGVPDLRGGAQRLDVRFIQFDNVVIELLQYRDADQPMGSPKSFAEPVQHMSPAFPRMMHICFYVRDDVDFNKFIADLEAESARRGMTQVRANRTVRVMTEAERKAAPRSANTNRVTVAPSDGWELIYCKGPEGEQLEFVKALGPVKMRFSEAMAKRQQTVAR; encoded by the coding sequence TTGGCAGTCGGCGGCACAACGACAGCCGCAGCGGCCGCTGTGCAGAACACCGACGGCGTGTCGGCGGCCGAGCGCAATGAGGCGCCGCTTGGCGCGCGGCTTCAGGGGGTCCAGCATTTCGGGCTCACCGTCCAGAACATGGAGCGAGCCTATGAGTTTTATACCGCGGTACTGGGCGGAACCGAGGTTTTCCGCCACGGCGACTTCCAGGGCGATGGGGTCCAGAACACCCTGCTGGCCGACCAGGAGATCGAGGCGAACGCCCGCGGGGTCAATCCCCGGACGATCGGTGTTCCCGACCTGCGGGGCGGTGCGCAGCGGCTCGATGTCCGTTTCATCCAATTCGATAATGTCGTGATCGAGTTGCTCCAGTATCGCGACGCCGATCAGCCCATGGGTAGTCCGAAGAGTTTCGCCGAACCGGTGCAGCACATGAGCCCCGCCTTTCCACGCATGATGCACATCTGCTTCTATGTTCGCGACGATGTCGACTTCAACAAGTTCATCGCCGATCTCGAGGCCGAATCCGCCCGCCGCGGCATGACGCAGGTGAGGGCGAATCGCACGGTCCGCGTCATGACCGAGGCGGAACGCAAGGCCGCTCCCCGCAGCGCCAACACGAACCGGGTGACCGTGGCGCCGTCGGATGGTTGGGAGTTGATCTACTGCAAGGGCCCGGAAGGCGAGCAACTCGAGTTTGTCAAAGCACTGGGCCCCGTCAAGATGCGCTTTAGCGAGGCCATGGCGAAACGGCAGCAGACTGTCGCACGCTGA